The sequence GGGCCGGCTGGCTCCCGGTTATCTCGCCGACCTAATCCTCCTGGATCGCGATATTACGACCTTACCACCCGACCAGATCATCACGACAAGAGTTATGTTAACCATGGTGGGAGGACGAGTCGTTTTTACACGCTGATCGCCATCGCTCATTCCAAACAAGGCTCGATAAGAGACTGTTAAGATGCGGGCCAACGGCCCGCGCACCGAGGGAACGAGCAGATACCCTGCGTACAACTGACTTTCAGAGACCCTCTCTGCCCTCTGCGGCACACCTTGACTAACTTTATGTCAAAAACGTCAGCAACTCAACCTCATCATCACGCTCGATCACCGTATCATCCGATGGCAACCACTGAAAATGATCACCACGTCGCAGGCTCAACGGTAACTGACCCGCAGCACGGAGTTCGGCAACTGTTTGCCCGACTCGCCGGTCGGTAATAACCTGACGGCGCACAACCAGTAACTGATCACCGACGTCAAAGGCCGCTTCAACATCAGGAAGCAGGGCGGCGGCAACCAGACTAGGAGCGGCCAGAGCTGAGGTACTGAAAGCAGTACGGATGCCAAATAAATCGACCAGACGATCTGCCAGCACATCGCTAAACACGCGCAGTACCAGATGAACATCAGGATACATACTGCGCACGGCCAACCCGATCTGTAAATTGAGCAGATCATCACTGTAAAGAGCGGCTAATGCTGTTGCCTGTTCAATGCCTGCTTCGCGGAGGATAGTGGGATCGCGAGCATCACCACGTAAGACCCGTATTCCCTGCGCCGTTAAGGCCTCAACATAGCGTGGCGGTGTCTCTACCGTGCAAATCACGGTCAGCGACGGTCGTGGCTGGTAGCGGTTGAGCAACCGCACCACCTGCGTACCCACCTTTCCCAGACCACAAACTATTAGGTTGGCATCACTGCGCTTTGGTCGTGGTTGATTAGCCCACTGTACCGCCTCAAGTGCCGGTAAGGGGCCAACCAGCGCAATCTCTTCGCTGGGCAAGACAGGCAGGTTCGCATGAGGCCCAGGGATGCGACGCACACCAAAACGAGCCTCTAGATCGGCGACCGATCCGATAAGTGGGCTATCATTACTTACGGTAACGAAGGCGATGCCCAATAATCCGGCAGGTAAATCAAGCACATAGCGTACCTGAGAACTCAATAGCGCGGCAGCAAACGTTGGTGCGGCCAACGCTGCCGGACTGAATGCCGAATTACGACCAAAGGATCGCTCAATGCGAGCATCAAGGGCGCGACTAAAGATACGCTGGACGGTTGGTAATTCAGGACGGATACGGCGGGCTGCCAGAGCAATCTCCAGATTTTTCAAATCGTCGTCAATGGTCGCAATCAAACCCTGAGCACGACGCAAGCCCGCCCGAGTCAGAACAACCGGATCACGGGCGTCACCCTGCACAACCGGTACGCCCAACTGATACAGGGTTGGCAAAAACTCACAGTTAGGATTAAGCTCAATCGCCACAACCTCGCGCCGACAATCGAGCAGTTGGAGCACGGCACGATAGCCAACTCGACCCAAACCACACACAATCATATGACCACGGTACGTAGCGGCCAACGCCTCTTGCCACCGTTCGGGGCGCGACCGTTTATCGACCAGCAAGCGCCCTACATCAACGGCGCTCTGCAACAAAAAGAATAGTCCAAGCAAGGGTATCAGGAAGAAGAGGACACGGCCAATGCGATCGGGGGGTAACTCAAGATCGGTCTGAAAAATCAGCAGTTTCAGCGTTTCAAAGAGCGCAACTGCAATATCGGGACGACAGTTGCAGATAGGTGGTAAGTAAAACCATTGCAAATAGAGCGCACCACTGGTCAGGACGAGTAGTAACGCCGTCACCGGGAACCACGCTTCACGGAGAATGCGTAAGTCGTCGAGCAGGTTAGCGACAAGTAGACGCCAGAAAGCGAACCGTCGTCGCCGTAATCGAGAAAGACGAATATCCTGGGCCATGCTTGCGTATTACGCTACATTCCCGCGACTAACAGCGATCATTCGGTTGAGTCGCTCTAAGGCGCGCCCACTATCAATACTGTGACGGGCCATTGCCACACCGGTTTTCAAATCAGGAGCCAGATCGCCAGCTACCATCGCCGCAGCCGCGTTTAACAGCACCACGTCACGACGCGGCCCCTGTTCTTCACCGCTTAGGATAGCGCGGACAATGGCGACATTATAGGCGACATCACCACCGCGCAGTGCATCCTGCGGTGCACGGGCCAAACCAACATCTTCTGGAGTTACGATCATCTGACGCGGAGTTTGACCGGCCCGTACTTCAAAGATCAGGTTGGGGCCTGACAGCGTCAATTCATCAACTCCCCCATCACCGTGCACAACCAGAGCGTGGATCGTCTCTAGCCGACTGAGTGCATACGCCAGTTTTTCGGCCAGGGCAGCGCTGGCAACACCCAACACCTGATAGCGAGCGCGAGCCGGATTGGTCAACGGACCGAGGATATTAAACACGGTACGAATCCCTATCTCACGGCGAACCGGCCCGGCAAAGCGCATTGCCGGATGAAACTTCGGAGCGAACATAAAGCCGATCCCAGCTTCGCGTAAACAGCGCGCCACCCCCTCGGCATCGAGTTCGATCTGCACTCCCAGACCCTCCAGCACATCGGCGCTGCCACATACGCTTGACATTGCCCGATTACCGTGCTTTGCCACGGTTAAGCCTGCACCAGCCGCAACAAACGCTGCTGTTGTACTGATATTGAACGTGTGCGCACCATCGCCGCCGGTTCCACAGGTATCGATCACCGGACCATCGAAATAGACGTGAGTCGCTTTTTCGCGCATCACGGCAGCCATCCCGGCAATTTCGGCGTCTGTCTCACCCTTCATATGTAAGGCCGTCAGAAACGCACCGATCTGCGCCGGTGTTGCTGCCCCGCTCATAATCTCTTCCATCACACTGGCCGCTTCCGCCTGCGTTAAATCGCGTCGTGCGACTACGGCGGCTATCGCCTCGCGAATGTTCATGCTCAACTCCTTAAACGCTCCTCTTACACTGCGGTTGTATTGTAGCGATCTGGAGGGTTGTGGTCAATCGGTACGCTTATCACTCAGAGGCTTTCGGTGTTTTCAGCTTCTGGTTGCAGGCGATAACCATAATGGTTCAACAACGAAACGATACCGACGAATATCACACACCTCCTGCCGATGTCTCCCAACCTACGCGGTCACCTGGGAACGTGGGCTTTAGGCCTACGTCGTGCAGGGCGCGGCTGGAAACCATCGATTGGCGCATCGGCCCCTACTGCTGCGGTGACGAGATCGGCGAGATAACCGGAGGTTAGGTCGAGTACCGTCGGAATAAAGAGCTGCGAATGGGCTGCGAACCAACCTCTTCTCTCTCCTCACTTCACCACTACCGGATAGGGTGAAAATGTTGAAAACCCCAATTGCAGGGAAGAAGGTATTGCAGGGTTGGCTCTGTTGTGTAATAATGCCGGTGGGTATTCCCAACAATTTAATGATGTCAAATATGCCAGCTCTGGATTACTTCGATGACGTGTTCAGTCTTTCGACGGCATGCAAAATATTCATTTTTAGAACTAGCATGAGGTCAAAGCATTTGCTATAATGCAATCGGATGTGAATGACGGTGAATCTGTTCAGGGTACCATGCTCCAGAAATACTGTGCCTCCACTCCCGATGAGCGTCTTTCTGGCAATAGGGCGTTCAAAGGCAATTCGTGCATGGATATCCTCACGCAATCATTAACGAGTGCCTTATCGAGCATGGCATGGTCAGCTCTTCACTTCCGGTGTGGGGCTGTGCAATCGGCATAACAGAGAGGAACCGCTTACAGCACTGATCGGTGTGCCGTAAGCTGCTTGCTGCAGATGACCCGAAAAGAAGGGACTGTCATCACAGCAGGAAAGAGGAGTGTCCTATGCCAGATGAAAACGGATTTGATCGCCAGTATGCGCGGACCATCAACAGCGAGTTAGAACAATTTCTGCGCGATCTCAAGCACGAGGATGGCCTGAGTGACAATACCATTACCTCGTACCGCTGTGATTTACGAACTGCCGGTGCTGCCTTATGCCAGGAGTTGTCTGCTATTACCACCGCCGACATCCAGCAGTTTCTTGCCAGTCGTCAGGAGCAACCGGGAACAACGAATCGGCGGATCGCCAGTTTAGGCCGTTTTTTCCGCTGGGCCCAGGCGCGCGGTTATGTAACGCACAATCCGGTCGATCAGATTAGTGGTCGGTTCCCAACCGAACATCGACCGCAACCAATTACCAATGAGACCGATCTACGGGCATTGGATCAGGCAATTGCTGCCGCACCACAACCGTACCGTCTGATCTTTACCTTGTTGCGCGAAATCGGTATTCGTGCAGATGAGGTGCTGAATTTAAATCTTGGTGATGTGATCCTCGAACCTGGACGTGAGATGTTGTTGGTCCGTGATAGTAAGAGTGGGAAGAAACGGATGATTGTCTTGACCCCCGATGCGATGCCACGCTCGCTGCGGGGCTTACGGTATTGGGTGCGCGACATGGAGCATTTACCCCCCGAGACACCACTGTTTCGCTCATCACGGGGAACGCGGACATCCTACGACACGCTCCACCGTCGTTGGGTGGCAGTCTGCAAGGCGGCCCGTTTGATCGATGTCGTTGATGGACGCGAGCAACCACGCTATACGCTGCACCACCTGCGTCATACAGCGGCCGCCGCTCTGATTACGTTTTATCCCGAACAGGTCGTACGCCGTATTCTCGGTCATCGTGATCCACGTTCGACCCGTCGCTATAGTGAATTTGCGCGTAACCAGAATCGTACTGCCGAACAACCGACTGGCCTCCAGGCGCCATCACGGCGAGAGGCGATGTAGCGCCCTGTCCGCGCCGGTTTTGTTCGGGTTGATGGTGGCGGCTTATCACCGCCACTATTTTGTCTATCCCAGAAACTGGCGGAGCGCCTGGTATGTTGGCTTATACCCTGGCCCACGGAGCATGTTGTGCGTTGTGCCAGAGATGACCTGAATCTGAACTCGTTCTGGTGGCGCGGTAGCACGAAGCTCGGCCTCAAGTGCTGGTGGAATGATAGTGTATGCCGGATCGGCCAACAAGACGAGTAGTGGCACTTGCACCTGCGCCAGACGCGGGATCAGTGTCCAATCCTCTGGCATAAGGAACAGACCGGCTACCTGTTCATAACGACACTCGGCCAACGCCTGAGCTTTCCAGTAATGATCGCAGGGGTGCCAGTCGGGATTCAGCTCGCGTAATCGCGGAAGTGTCTCTGTTGGCGGTTGCCCAACACCGGCTGCAAATTGGGGTAACAACCCCGGTGCGACAGCCGCTTCTTGCCTAAGCAACGGATCAAGTAAGACAGCGCGCCGTATCTGCGTGCGTACAGGATGCGTCCCGGTTAGCAGAGCCAGAGTTGTGGCACCACCCCAGGAATGACCAACCAGGGCCAGATCGGTCAGGCCGAGCACCTGGATTAAGTCACCAACGATCCCGGCAATGGTGTCTATGTCATGAGCCGGGCTGAGATCGCTCTGGCCGTGGCCAGGTAAGTCAACGGCGATGACTCGCCAGCCATCGGCTGCCAGATCGGCACCTAATCGCCAGAGGGTGGCGGCGCTGCTGGTAATGCCATGACAGAGCAAGACAGCAGGTCCATCGTTCGACCATTCGAGAACACTGACATTTCCATGGGCCAACGCTATCGTGTTGCGTTGGGCTGTAATCTGGCAATCCTCATGCGTGTGCACTGTTCACCTTTCGGCAGCGGTAACAAAATCGGCCAACACGGTTTTGAGTTCGGCTAATGATGGTTCGTGAATGTACATCATATGACCGGCGGGGTAAAAGCTCTCGCTAATCTGGCTGCGCAGAGCCGGATCGAGGGCAAGATGGTTGAGTGTGTAGCGAGTGGCGAAATAAGGCGTTGCCAGATCGTAGTAACCACTCGCGACATGAACCCGAAGGGCCGGATTCCGATGCATGGCCCGCCGGAGTGTCTCAGCGACATCAACATAACGGTTCTGATGATCGGTGAAGCTCCAGGGCCAGACTCGTTCAGTGAGGATTTCATAGGAAAGATCGCTGCTAAACCCTAATTGACGACGCACGTA comes from Chloroflexus sp. Y-396-1 and encodes:
- a CDS encoding TrkA family potassium uptake protein — protein: MAQDIRLSRLRRRRFAFWRLLVANLLDDLRILREAWFPVTALLLVLTSGALYLQWFYLPPICNCRPDIAVALFETLKLLIFQTDLELPPDRIGRVLFFLIPLLGLFFLLQSAVDVGRLLVDKRSRPERWQEALAATYRGHMIVCGLGRVGYRAVLQLLDCRREVVAIELNPNCEFLPTLYQLGVPVVQGDARDPVVLTRAGLRRAQGLIATIDDDLKNLEIALAARRIRPELPTVQRIFSRALDARIERSFGRNSAFSPAALAAPTFAAALLSSQVRYVLDLPAGLLGIAFVTVSNDSPLIGSVADLEARFGVRRIPGPHANLPVLPSEEIALVGPLPALEAVQWANQPRPKRSDANLIVCGLGKVGTQVVRLLNRYQPRPSLTVICTVETPPRYVEALTAQGIRVLRGDARDPTILREAGIEQATALAALYSDDLLNLQIGLAVRSMYPDVHLVLRVFSDVLADRLVDLFGIRTAFSTSALAAPSLVAAALLPDVEAAFDVGDQLLVVRRQVITDRRVGQTVAELRAAGQLPLSLRRGDHFQWLPSDDTVIERDDEVELLTFLT
- the trpD gene encoding anthranilate phosphoribosyltransferase, which encodes MNIREAIAAVVARRDLTQAEAASVMEEIMSGAATPAQIGAFLTALHMKGETDAEIAGMAAVMREKATHVYFDGPVIDTCGTGGDGAHTFNISTTAAFVAAGAGLTVAKHGNRAMSSVCGSADVLEGLGVQIELDAEGVARCLREAGIGFMFAPKFHPAMRFAGPVRREIGIRTVFNILGPLTNPARARYQVLGVASAALAEKLAYALSRLETIHALVVHGDGGVDELTLSGPNLIFEVRAGQTPRQMIVTPEDVGLARAPQDALRGGDVAYNVAIVRAILSGEEQGPRRDVVLLNAAAAMVAGDLAPDLKTGVAMARHSIDSGRALERLNRMIAVSRGNVA
- a CDS encoding tyrosine-type recombinase/integrase; translated protein: MPDENGFDRQYARTINSELEQFLRDLKHEDGLSDNTITSYRCDLRTAGAALCQELSAITTADIQQFLASRQEQPGTTNRRIASLGRFFRWAQARGYVTHNPVDQISGRFPTEHRPQPITNETDLRALDQAIAAAPQPYRLIFTLLREIGIRADEVLNLNLGDVILEPGREMLLVRDSKSGKKRMIVLTPDAMPRSLRGLRYWVRDMEHLPPETPLFRSSRGTRTSYDTLHRRWVAVCKAARLIDVVDGREQPRYTLHHLRHTAAAALITFYPEQVVRRILGHRDPRSTRRYSEFARNQNRTAEQPTGLQAPSRREAM
- a CDS encoding alpha/beta fold hydrolase, which encodes MHTHEDCQITAQRNTIALAHGNVSVLEWSNDGPAVLLCHGITSSAATLWRLGADLAADGWRVIAVDLPGHGQSDLSPAHDIDTIAGIVGDLIQVLGLTDLALVGHSWGGATTLALLTGTHPVRTQIRRAVLLDPLLRQEAAVAPGLLPQFAAGVGQPPTETLPRLRELNPDWHPCDHYWKAQALAECRYEQVAGLFLMPEDWTLIPRLAQVQVPLLVLLADPAYTIIPPALEAELRATAPPERVQIQVISGTTHNMLRGPGYKPTYQALRQFLG